A region of the Sarcophilus harrisii chromosome 3, mSarHar1.11, whole genome shotgun sequence genome:
CGATTCACCGATTCAGCTTCAAATAAACAAGAAATCCAGATGTCCTAAGCCCAAATCAAATTGGAGTGAGCAAATTCTGTGCacacctggagtcagaagactcatcctcctgaattcaaatccagcttcagagtGACAGTCATagcaccctgtttgcctcagtttccccatccgtaaaatgagctggagtatctttaccaagaaaagtccaaatgggcTAACACTCATTCAGAAGATTCTAATCAAACCCCTATGGTCTGCAAAGTTCAGAGCATGTGAGGCATTATAGGAGCTCCTGAGATCACTATCACTGCCTCCGTTTTCCTGTAGCTCATGGTCTAATTGGGAAAATGATGTTCTCAGGTAACTGTGCCTTAAAATGGACCGTGATCAATGACATGAGTAAGGACCAAAACGCTCAAAGAGTACAGAAGATGATGGGATAAATCTGGACAAGCTTAGGGAAGGGAGGTCCTGAATCCTCATGAGGATCCGCTTGGCAGTCAgataaagagggaagaggagaactCTGAAAATTTAGTCGGGACCCTGCAAATGTCATGAACCACAAATAATCTTTGCAGACAAAATAACATTCAGAAACTCTGCCAAGATGGATGGACTCGGAAGCACTGCCCACGGTTCCCGGCACCCCAAACGGGGATGTTTACTAGATTAAATAAACAGAAAGGAGAAAGTGGCAGAGCCAGCTGGCCCTCACCCCCAATGGCGTAGATCTCTCCGTTGAGCGCGGCGCTGGCGTGGTTGGTGCGGGCTTTCAACATCGGCGCAATGATTTTCCAGATGCCCTCTTTCTGTGAAAAGCACCAGACCTGGGTTGTGGACCACGTGTCGATTTTACTGCCGCGGGAACCTCCTGTCAAGAAACGTCACAGTGAGGTTCTGATGTGGAAAGAGCAGGCAGGTGAACCCCCACCCAATCTCCCTAAGGGAAAGTTCCTGAACCACTGCCAGTCCCCATATGCACCATGGTGCTCAGAACCCCCACCTATGGACAGCACTCCTTCTCAGCTAAGAACTTTTGAGGCTCAGAGCTGGAGCCTCAGCATCACTCAGAGCTTACTTTGTACCTGAATAAGATTCCCCCAACCAACATCCCTGGGCAGACTTTGTCCCACCATGGCTCCAAAGCCTCTGGAGACAAGGAACCTGCCATGCCCATGGGTGGCCCTTTTCACTTTGAGGAGTCTCCAACCGCTGGCAAGTTCTTTGTGACATCTGGTCTAAATAACTTGGTAACTTCCACCCAAGGATGCCTGCTTGGAACCATGAGAAGAGGCTCAAGATGGGCACAGGGGAGCTGTAGACACCTCACCTGCCTCATCAAAATCAGGATGACCAGCTTTCTATGGAGGACTCCTCAAAATCAGAGGAATTCTAAGTTTCCACAGCCTTAAAGCTTGAATAACTAAGTTCATTAAGCCGGGAAGCTATGAAAGCTTAAAACTGCCCTCAGAGTTTGCTCCCACCCCCATATTCCATTaccttgctttaaaaaattaccttACATCTGATAACTCCCTGAACCCCATGATTACCCTGTAAGGTGGGTGCCATTATCATGCcctctttacagatgaagaaattaagtttcAGATAATATGGAAGATTAGCTGATCATCGCATGGTTAGAGTGTCAATGACCAGGTTTGACCTCCAGGCTTTCTGACTCCATCCCAACCACCAGGGACTGTTGCCCAGAATCATTCAGAGGCATTTCCTGTCCTATCGCTAACTaaaaagtcacttcactttgGGGGCTGCCATTTTCTTGCCTTTCgaatgggaacaataatatcaCCAAGATCAAATAAGTGGCTGGCCCAGTAGGAGAGTGGGAATCTTAATTTGCCCCCAAGTGGGAAATTTCCAAAAAAGGAAATCCCATTTTTCACAAATATAGATGGCCCAGCAGCATTCTTGGGTTCCTTATTGAAGAGGTAGAAGATGGGGGGCCACAAAAAGGGGTTCAgcaagtcagttccaatagagcaggaatgaatcgaaccagctatacccagaaaaagaactctgggagatgactaagaaccattacatagaattcccaatccctctatgtttgtctgcctgcattttagatttccttcacaggctcattgtacactatttcagagtccgatgctttttgtacagaaaataactgtttggacatgtatacatatattgtatttaatttatagtttaatatatttaacatgtattggtcaacctgccatctgggataaggggtggggggaaggaggggaaaaattggaacaaaaggttttgcagctgtcaatgctgtaaaattacccatgcatatgacgtgtaaataaaaagctataataaaaataaaaaaaaagaaaggggttcAGTCACACAGAGCTGGGGCACCAAGGCAAGCATCCAGATTCTACTGAGTTGCAGTGGCAAAAACCGCCCCTCTAGAGCTCGGCTATCAGGAGGACCAGTTCCCGAGATGGGAGGACCGCTCCTAGACCCTGATGACCCAGGCAAGAATTCATGACCCAAGCATCTCCAGTGACAGCCGGGAGCCCAAATAAACCCAGAGAGGCGTCAAGTTAAACAAAAGAATGTGGCCCGGAATAGCCGAGCCCCAGAGAACTCTAGTAAGCAAGAAATAGAACTCAGAAACGAGTTCTGAAATGAGCAACCAAAGCTCCCGGGCGGTCACCCAGCCTGGATCATACGGCCTTCCTCCTCACGTACCTGTGACATAAATATCATTGTTCAGCGCCACCAGAGAAAAGCCCCACTTATGGTAGTCGGGGAAATCGGGAAGGGCCGTCCAGCGTtctgataaggaaggaaaaaaggggtgAGAATATCAGCAAGTGGAGCATGAATTAAAAGCTCTGACAAATGATTGGAAGCAGCGACTCTAAGCAAAGAGATCTTCTTCCTCTGAATTATGGGATTCCTGACACATGAACTGATGgccaatggattccttttggactatttctaggacttatggacatgtataaattctcatgttgcttcatgttatttgttacattactgctagcctgtgttatattgctatgtgcttatgtaatttatgtaattctgGGTAATGCCTCCCTGTTCCATGATCTGAGTCCATGCCCTCCACTTGCGTCATCTTGCCCAGGTCATGTGCCCTCTGATTCATGTTCGGGTCTCTCTGGGAGGGCAGAGGAAAGGGCCAGACCATTGTCTCACCGGGCTGCCTCGTGGCGTTCCGGGAGCCTCTGATCCGGGCAGGGCACAGCTGCTGGGCCCGGTGGGCCAAGAGAGCTCACCACATTAGCTCAGCCTCCAATCTCCCATGGTCCCGGGCTCCTTCCTCAGCCGGGGCCTCCTGGGGACCATCTGGCCAATGTCAGCGTGCGGCGTCAGGGGCTGCTCACCCGAGAGGAGCTGACTGGCACGTGCCCAATCCCCCCCCCCACTACCCTCCCCGGGCGACCAGAAATCCAGCCAAGTTCTCACACAGAGAGACGTCACTGCCCAGCCGCAGATTGCTCtgggagaaacagaaaagatgaTTCGGTCCCCATAGAATGCACGGGATCAGGGTCCGTTCTGTTGTTGGGCTTCATCACCAGGGAACCGGGCCACGTCAGCTTGGATCCAGGCCGTCCAAAGGGTGGGACAGGTGGGTAATGAAAGGGGCCTAAGCAAAGTCACACATCGCCTGCCAAGAGTGCTTCACGGCTCATGAGCGGATTTACATCCATGACCTCACTGGAGGCTCCCAAAAGCCTACTGAACTCCAGCTATCACTGGCCCCATTTTCCAGAAGCTCACTCAGCTGGCTCACAGCCAGGAGTCAAACCCAGATACTTTGTTTGGTTCACTTAAGCACCCACTGTCCTCTAAGGCTAAAAGTTGTAGAGCAGATGGAAATCTGCAgaaataaagggagttttcttaCTCGGAACTGCatcaatgagatcatagatctgaacataaataaaggaaaaatcataggtctgaatgtgaatgaatgaaaaatcatgggtctgaatgtgaatgaatgaatgaaaaatcaggtctgaacatgaatgaatgaaaaatcataggtctgaatgtgaatgaatgaatgaaaaatcaggtCTCAACATCAATGAATGAATGCACAATCATACATCtgaacataaataaatgaaaaatcatagtctaaatataaatgaatgaatgaatgcaaaatCATAAATTTGAATATGAATGATTGCAAAATCATAGGTCTGAATGTGAATGATTGCAAAATCATAGAACTAAACATAATGAATGAATGCACAATCATACATCtgaacataaataaatgaaaaatcatagtctgaatataaatgaatgaatgaatgcaaaatcataaatttgaatgtgaatgaatgaatgcaaaatCATAGGTCTGAATGTGAATGAATGCAAAATCATAGATCTAAACATAATGAATGAATGCACAATCATAGGTCTGAACATGAATGGGTTGGTATTGAGGGGGATGCAAAGAGAGGTCCCATCCTTCACAGCCTATGGCTAGCCCTCACACAAACTGCTTGCCACTGCTTTCAAGAAGGGAGAAACCCCAGCTGCCTGGCCCATTCAAAAGCTCTCCTCTTTGGAACTCCCTGGCCTCCCCTCTATAGTCCCAGTCAAACTCCCTGAGAACCTTAACTACTGCACTgccagggaaggggaagggaaaaggctTGAGGTAGCAAATGGAACCTCAGCCTGGTGTCTGGCTGAGTGCTGGGGACCAGCCTTCCGGGATACTGAACAGGAGCTCCAAGGAAGGGAGAAGATCCTGGGATCCTAGAGTTTGAAGGTCCCTCCTGGATCCCTTAACTTTCAGGGACTCGTGTAATTAgcattcccatttcacagattttggTAAAGGGCTGGGGACCAAAGCCTTAGAGGAGTTCCTGCTCTCTGGGACTTGGCTCTGGCCCCAGGACAAAGcgttctcccccttcccccagcagAGAGTCAGTGAAAACCATGGCGACAAACACTGATCTCCTTGGCAGTTTTGGGCTGCCGGCTATGGGGCTTTCCCTGAGGAAAGTTCTGGCCTGGCACTGGGGCCATTTGAAGGTGGCGTCAGCCACAAATGTTCTCCTTCACAGCTTGGAAGGCCACCTGGCTCCAGGGGGCAAGGCCCAAGTGGCCCAGGAAGCAGCCTCACTGACATCAGTTGGCTCAGGTAATAATCCTCCCTGCTGGCCCTGCTCCCCACCCAATCCACCCTCCTTGACATGTGCTCCGTCTGGGAGGGTCAAGGTGAGTGGAGGACTAGCTGTTCCAGGGGCCATggcagaaggaagaaggaaggaagggagggagagaagaggaagagagaaagagagaggaaggaagggaggaattaagaaaggaatgaaggaaggaatgaaggaaggaagaaaggagggaagaaaggagggaaggaggaaggaaggaaggaaggaagaaaggaaggaacaaaggaacaaaggaagaactGGGGGCCCTTCCCTGATCTATCTTTCCCTCCCGATGTGtgactttcctcatctgtgaaatgaggtgaTTGCCCTAAATAGTCTCTTGGGTCCCTTCCAGGTTCAGAGCACCCAGGCTTctcctcaggtacttactagatTTTGTATTATAGAAGGCGCAGTTCCTGGAGATGGGCGGAGGCTCCTCATGATTCTCCTCATCCTCGGACTCTTCCAGTGCTCGCCCCCCTACTATCACCAGAACTTCTTCCAGCTTCTGCGGAAGCATTGTTGAAGACTGTTGGGCCAAATGTATAAAAGATGAGGATTTAAAGGAGAACGATCTTTCGATGTTGATTCtagaacacaattacaaaacactttcgacacagataaagacagatctaaacaactgaagaAATCTTAATTACTTATGGGTAagccaagtcaatataataaaaaataacaattctacctgagttaatttatttattcaatatcatTCCAATCACATTATCACTAGAgctagaaaaattacaaaatgtatctggaaaaaataaaagtcaagaacATCAAAGGAATCCATGGAAATGTTAAAGCGAACAGCCTAACAGTACCAGATTCCAAATCACATTACAAAATAGGAAACATCAAATACAAGCTAGGACTGGCTAAGAAAGGGAGTGGTGGATTCATAGAACAGATGGGGTGTACAATACACAGTAgcaaatgaccataataatctagtgtttgagaaacccaaagataaAAGCTTTGCCGAGGAGGGGGTGGTGTTTGGGGGGagctcactatctgacaaaattgcttgggaaactggaaaacaatggGCAAAATTTAGATATAGACCCAATGTTTCACCCAATATACCAAGATGAAGTCAAAATGGGtgaatgatttaaacataaatttaagaataaatgatttaaacataaatataaattcaaaaataagcaaattaggggaatatggaaattttttcccttttagatctatggataagggaagagtttgGGAACAATCAAGAGATTGAAAGTTTActggaagtaaaatggataatttcaattgcATGAAATttaaaggttttgcacaaacaaaactaatgcagccaaaataagaaggaaaacaggaaactgggAGAATATTTGATAGCAAATATGTctgtctgataaaggcctccttccTCAGAAATATAGGTAGTTGAACCAAATTTACAAACATTAAGAcccattctccagttaataaatggttaaaggatatgaacagccagttttcagaaaaagaaataaaagctactaaaagtcacatgaaaaagtactctaaaatactattgattggaaaaaggcaaatttaaacaattctaaAGTACCGCCTTACACCTATCAGACTGACTgacataatggaaaaagaaaaatggcagattctgaagagaatgtggaaaaatagggacactaatacactattTGTGTAGCTGTCaactgatccaataattctggagaacaattgggaACCATACAAAAGGGatataaaattgtacatgttatttgacccagaaatattgCTGTGAATATCTGGAAGAGGAAGTCTTTAGCCTGGAAGAAAAgcccaacacacacatacacaccatgACTAGTTCTTCCCATGACTGAGCACCAGGGATGGGACAGCCACAGGTAACCGTGATTATCGGCTGCCTGACAAGGGGCCCGTTAACAGCGTTCAATTCCCACCCACCACGGCAGCCCCCGCCCATCCTCATCACTGACCGGGCTCTGATGCTGGGAGATCACCGCCTTGCAGGCCTCCGAAGCCCTCGTCAAAGGCTCCGTGCAGAGCAAGTGCTGCCGGAATTGGTCGGGAAGAGAGACCAGGTGCACCAGGTCGAGCAGCTCGGGCAGGTAGCGGGCCCTGGCCTCCTCCTGGTACCTCACCCACCTGAGCAGGGCCTCGGCCCGGCTCTGTTCCTCCCGCACCTGGAGCAGCTCGTTGGCCAGGTAGGTGGCCAGCCTGTCTTTGGGCAGCTGGAGGAACTCCTCCTCCTGAGACACGGCCTCGAAGTTCTCCTGCAGGAAGGCCCAGGCTTTGGAGGACACCTCCGGACAGCCGTGGCGCTCGCCAAAGTCGCAGATGCCCAGGCAGTTGCTGGCGTCTATCTGCTGCTGCAGGTAGCGGCTGCACACTCTCTGCACGGCGGGAAAGTGGAGCCGGTTGGAGGTCTCGGTCAGCGCCTCCACGTTGTCCTGGTTGACCGTGAGCCTGCCCGTGTACACGAAGTCCAGCAGCAGCCCCACGGTGCCGGGGTCCACGTCGGGGAGCTCCACCTGGGCGGCGATGCTCTCCGCAAAGTCCCCCGCAAACATGGCGTGGAAGTAAGGGCTGCAGAGGGCCAGGAGGCTGCGGTGACACGGGAACGCCTGGCCAGCGACCCGCAGCGTGATGTCCGACAGCTTGGGGTGGGCGCGGAAGGCCCGGAGCCCATCCAGGATGTCCTGGGGGTGGGACTGGAGGCAGAAGTCCAGGTCATCCATGTTCCTCACCATGGCTCCGGCCCAGATGCGTCCTCCCCGCGCAATCACAGAACGGCCTCCGGACCCCAATCTGCCTTAAAGGGGAGAAAATCAACATGGCGGAGCAGCGGAGGAGGAGCCATTGCCTCTGCCTGcccacccccactcccatccAGCCCCCTTCTCTGCACATCGCTTTTAAGCTCTCGTGAGCTGAATGGGCTGGGTTGGGAGGGCAACCAAGAATCAGAGCTAGAGGGTTTGGGAAATGGTCCGCCTCCCCCTCAGATGTGACAGCTGCGGCCCAGGAGGTAAAAGTAAGGCTGCGGAGTAATGGGTCTGGGGCTGTCTCAGAGGTGGAGGGGTGGGAGGGGTGAGGGGGAGACGCTATCGCTCCTATTTTCAGAGGCAGACTAAGGCTTGGTGAGTTTGGTGACTCCCCTGAGTCacagggctgggctgggctgggacTCTGGGCCTGGCCCCTCAGCTGTGCACAGGGTCTGGCGCTCTGGCTATTTCTGCCTATGTGACACGCCCTCCTGGGGAAATAGGATCCCTCTGACCAGCCTCTCTCCCAGGCTTGATGACCAGTTCTCCTGGAAGATGAGTCACCTGGGATCCCCGGAAAGGACTATCCCTATCCCAGCCAACACCCCAGAGAGTTGAGCCATCGGCCCCGACCCCCTGGGCCATCCTTGGGCCTCCTTTTCCGTCAGCCCCGACTCCCTGGGCCATCCTTGGGCCTCCTTTCCCATCGGCCCCGACCCCCTGGGCCATCCTTGGGCCTCCTTTTACCTGCTGTCCCCTCCTTTGGCCCTTGGGCAGAATTCCCACAGTATGGATGACAAGGGATGGCTGGGCCTGGCTGAGCCTCAGAGAGCTATTCTGACTTTTGCTCGCCCTAAATGGGAGACTATAAACTATCTGCTCCCAAACAGAAACAAAGTGGAAATGGATCCGAATTGTCGATGTGGTCCTAGGCCCATGTGGGCAGGTCGGGGAGGGGCCGAGCCGGGAGAGCTTTCCATGAAACTGGCCCGGCACACGTGGCTCCCAGAGGCCTCCAAAGGGGCAGAGTCCAGAGCGAGCTTTGTCCTAAGTCACCTTCCAAGCCAGACCCATGTTTAGCCCATCCCTCCTTCCATGTTGATTCTCCCTCCTCAGTCAAGGTCCCTTGGGTGAAATGAGAGCTCAGGGAACTAAAGCGCTTTCTCTCAGAGCCGTACTGAAACCAGAATGTcttgggtgggtggggggaggaaCTTCCACACAGGGCTCTCCCACCCTTGGGATCTGGAGGGGCAGGAGGGAGCCCCGGGAGGGGGCACCAGGACTCTGGGCCCCTGAGGGTGAAGGCCACAGATGGACAAGGAAGGAAGCATCTGCTTCTGAGCTGGAAATTCACCCTGACCTTACCAGAAAGCTCGGACAAAGCCCCGTTCTCCCCAGGCTGGTTATGGGTTCTGCTCTTAGCTTCCAATGGCAGGAAGCGCTGGCCCATAAGCACCTCTGTCCCACTTCTCCCTTCAGCCACGTGCCAGCCCCGCCCCAGCCTCTGAAGGTCAGAATTGTTGTCACACCATCCTCCCAAGCTGCCATGAGCCTCTCTGAGGGAAAGTCTGCCCCATAAAGACTGAGGGGACAGGAGGCCGCTCTGGGACAGGAGGCAGCTCTGGGACAGGCCAGGAGGCAGCTCTGGGACAGGCCGGGAGGCAGCTCTGGGACAGGTTGGGAGGGAGCTCTGGGACAGGAAGAAACTGGGATGGGAGGCAGCTCTGAACAGGACTAGACTCAAATGAAGGGCAAGAGCCCATGAGAGGCTCCTCTCCTGAGCTTCTGGGCTTTTCTGAGGGCCAGAACAGAGGAGCTTTGTGGGCCTGGCTCGGTAAGAGCAGAACACCGTCCCCTCCGTAGTGGGAGACGAAAGCTGCTCTTGGGGCTATGGGGAATAGCCTTGAGCCAGTGTgagtggaaaagataaaaagaacaaagCCCCAAGTTCTCACCAGGCCCATGGGAGGGCTCTCCCATTTCCCTCGGAGCCTGGGCCCTCTGGGCTGGAACCCGCTTCCCGGGGCCCGGGAGCCCATGAACGCCCAGACTCCCGGCTCCTTTGGGCCGGGGCTGGCCGGGCCAGCCCCCCTTGCAGCCTGACTCTGCCGGAGCCTCCCGGCCCCTGGGCCTCCCTTACCTCTCAGCTTCTGGCTTCGCCTCGAAGCTTGCCCTCCGCTGCCCGGGTTCAGCTGAGCGACAGGTGCTGGGCCTCGTCCAGTGGGGGCCACAAAGGAGAAAGGACGCAAAGAAGTTTCCTCCACGGATCCCGGCCCAAGGAGGCTCGGCCCTCAGAGAGCCCTGGGCATGTGGGCCCTGGCCACAGCCCAGCAGGAGAGGCGTGCCGCCCGGCAGGCGCACAGAGGGTATTTTTAGCCCTCTGTCTGccccttggggggggggaggattggACACTGAGGGATTCTGGCCAGGCTGCTGGCTCTTAAAGCCACACGCGCAGCAGTGGCAGACAGAGTGTGGGGACAAGTGAGCAGAGTCCCtactgtgtgtgagtgtgtgtgtatgtgtgtgtgtacaaagcATTATTCAGGGCAGGGGGGAGGGAAGTACTAGGGCAAGGCCCCTGCTCTGAAGGAGCTTAGAATCCACTCGGAGGCCCACTGAGCCCACAGAGCAGGTGCGTGGAGGAGTGGACAGAGCatctggagccagaaagacccgaattcaaaatctgcctcagatacttctcagccgtgtgaccctgggcaagtcactcagccaCTCTAGGGCTGTTTTATGGCCTgagaaatgaagggattagactcTGGCCACTAAAGACCCTTCCCGGACTGAATCCAGCTAAGACCCAATATAGGCGGCAGAAGGACCATAGATTGAACACTAAGCGGTCGGAGACCAGGATTTGGGCTGGATATCGGAGCACCGTCCCACGGGAAACGGATGGGCAGCCGCTCTGGCCCTACAGCGCTTCCTCACAGTGGCCGCTTCCTCCAAGGCCTTCCATATTAAGGGGTCTCCCCGGCCGCCCACAGCTTTATTCCTTTGCAGGCTCCCCTCCTGATTCTTGGAAATTTAATGCCCCGGGAAGGCACCTTCTCCTGCTTCCTCTTCTCGGGAATTGTCTTTGGAGAactgaaattgaaattgaaatcaaTGGAATGGAATTGAAGTGAATTAAATCAAGGAGAAACAAAGTTGGGTCGGGCCGGGTTAAAGGGAAGAGGGAGTGGGCCCAAAGCTGGAAGTCTAGTCCTTAAGAACAAGGTTCGCTCTCTCTAGGCTCTTCCCCTTCCTGTTTAGGACCCAACAGCCAATGAACTCTTCACCAGAGGCCGCCAACATCTGTGGGCACTTGAGACAGGGTGGTTGTAGAGAGCATTCTGGGCTCTGCGTCAGGAACACTTGAATTCAAACCCTTCCTTACATGTGACCCCTGGGCAAGACTTCACACTCTGTGAGAACCCCATGctcctcatctttcaaatgagggCCATAATTGTACCTACCTCCCGCAGGATCTTGGTGAAATTTCCAGTGATtggaagtttgttttgtttaagactaattcttaaaaaaaaaaaaaaaaaaaaaaaaaaaaaaaaaagctttttattttccaaacacaggcaaagatagttttccacagtcacccttgcaaaaccttgttttccaaaattttctccctccctttctctcctgctagacaacaagtaatccaatacatgtaaatacgtgcaattcttctatatatatttccacatttatcacgctGCTCAGGAAAAgtcagaaggaaaagggaaactatgagaaagagaaaaaagccaacaagaaaaaaggtcaaaatgctatgttgtgatccaccctcagctcccacaggcctctctctgggtgcagctactctctccatcacaggaccacgggaactggcctgaatcctcttattgttgaaaaaagccaaatccatcacagttgatcatcacttaattttgttgttgtcctgtataatgttcttctggtcctgctcatttccctcagcatcagttcatgtaagtctctccaggcctctttgaaatcatcttgctgatcatttcttataggacaataatattccataatattcatataccacaatttattcagccattctccaattgatgggcagccactcagtttccagtttctggccactacaaacagggccgccacaaacatccttgcacatacaggcccctttcccttcttcaagatctctttgggatataatcccagtaataacactgctggatcaaaggggatgcacagattggtagccctttgggcgcagttccaaattgctttgagACCAATTTTGTAGGAAACGAATGATCTGAGCTGGAGAAGAACAGACCACACCAGAGTCACAGGACTGCACCAGATGTTTCTAGAagactgggcttatatcccaaagagatactaaagaagggaaagggacctgtatgtgcatgaacgtttgtggcagcctctttgtagtggccagaaactggaaaatgaatggatgcccatcagttggagaatggttggataaattgtggtatgtgaatgttatggaatattattgttctgtaagaaatgaccagaaggatgaatacagagaggcctggagagacatgaactgatgctgagtgaaatgagcagaaccaggagctcattatatacctcaataactatactgcatgaggatgtattctgatggaagtggatttcttcaataaagaaaagatctaactcagtttcaattgatcaatgatggacagaagcagctacacccaaagaaagaacactaggaaatgaatgtaaactgttagcattttggtttttcttcccaggttatttctaccttctgaatccaattctccctgtgcaacaagagaactgttcagttctgcacacagatattgtatctaggatatattgtaacctatttaacatgtatggactgcttgccatctgggggagagggtggagggagggaggggaaaaatcggaacagaagtgagtgcaagggataatgttgtaaaaaaaattaccctggcatgggttctgtcaataaaaagttataattaaaaaaaagattttcaaaatatttt
Encoded here:
- the KLHL30 gene encoding kelch-like protein 30 is translated as MVRNMDDLDFCLQSHPQDILDGLRAFRAHPKLSDITLRVAGQAFPCHRSLLALCSPYFHAMFAGDFAESIAAQVELPDVDPGTVGLLLDFVYTGRLTVNQDNVEALTETSNRLHFPAVQRVCSRYLQQQIDASNCLGICDFGERHGCPEVSSKAWAFLQENFEAVSQEEEFLQLPKDRLATYLANELLQVREEQSRAEALLRWVRYQEEARARYLPELLDLVHLVSLPDQFRQHLLCTEPLTRASEACKAVISQHQSPSSTMLPQKLEEVLVIVGGRALEESEDEENHEEPPPISRNCAFYNTKSKRWTALPDFPDYHKWGFSLVALNNDIYVTGGSRGSKIDTWSTTQVWCFSQKEGIWKIIAPMLKARTNHASAALNGEIYAIGGTTMDVVEVESYNPYNDSWSVISPAPKYVSNFSAVGCHGRLYLVGSCACKYNALTLQCYNPLTEIWSVIASPFIPKYLSSPRCASLNGAIYLIGDNTKKVYMYDPEANVWQKVQLLHSLHENGGMVSLGDKLYVTGGRWQGMEGDYRVEMEVYDGTKDVWTWEGALPCLWLYHSSSSVFMDISKWTEPFVRS